The proteins below come from a single Ictidomys tridecemlineatus isolate mIctTri1 chromosome 8, mIctTri1.hap1, whole genome shotgun sequence genomic window:
- the LOC101969947 gene encoding olfactory receptor 2W1 codes for MEINNGSSTTDFILLGFSDQPQLQSIISVVVFIFYIVTLVGNTTIILVSYLDSQLHTPMYFFLSNLSFLDLCYTTSIIPQMLVNIWGPKKSITYGGCVLQFFFALDLGATECLLLAVMAYDRYAAICQPLHYTVIMHPELCQKMVLTSWLGGLGSALILCSLTMKLPRCGNREVDNFFCETPALIKMACVYSRVIEIVVFALGVVFLLVPLSLILISYGVITRAVMRIKSAGGWKKVLNTCGSHLSVVIPFYGTASIYIYMKPQDTSSQEQGKFFTLFYTVITPSLNPLIYTFKKQ; via the exons ATGGAAATAAACAATGGAAGTTCCACAACAGACTTCATCCTTCTAGGGTTTTCTGATCAACCTCAACTACAGAGCATCATCTCTGTGGTTGTCTTCATCTTCTATATTGTGACTCTGGTAGGAAACACAACCATCATTCTTGTATCTTATCTAGACAGCCAGCTTCATACTCCCATGTATTTCTTCTtatctaatttatcttttttggACCTCTGTTATACAACTAGCATTATCCCCCAGATGCTGGTAAATATATGGGGCCCCAAAAAATCTATTACATATGGAGGGTGTGTGCTCCAGTTCTTCTTTGCCCTTGACCTGGGAGCCACAGAATGTCTTCTCTTGGCTGTGATGGCCTATGATCGCTATGCTGCTATCTGTCAACCCCTTCACTACACAGTAATAATGCACCCTGAGCTTTGCCAGAAGATGGTGCTGACCTCCTGGTTGGGTGGCCTTGGCAGTGCCTTAATTCTTTGCTCTTTGACTATGAAGTTGCCAAGATGTGGGAACCGGGAGGTGGATAACTTTTTCTGTGAAACGCCAGCACTGATCAAGATGGCTTGTGTCTATTCAAGAGTAATTGAGATTGTTGTCTTTGCTCTTGGAGTAGTATTTCTTCTAGTACCTCTATCACTTATTCTCATTTCGTATGGAGTTATCACTCGAGCTGTGATGAGGATCAAGTCAGCAGGAGGGTGGAAAAAGGTCCTCAATACATGTGGTTCCCACCTCTCAGTAGTAATTCCATTTTATGGGACAGCCT ccatttatatatacatgaagcCACAGGATACCTCATCCCAAGAACAAGGAAAGTTTTTTACTCTCTTTTACACAGTCATCACACCAAGCCTTAATCCTCTGATCTACACTTTTAAGAAACAATGA